A window of Ananas comosus cultivar F153 linkage group 4, ASM154086v1, whole genome shotgun sequence contains these coding sequences:
- the LOC109709008 gene encoding telomere repeat-binding protein 2-like isoform X6 codes for MLQKRLDYGSCGHHIPAMPHFPKAAKGKRSIRRKFEDNQMCAIELLATVAGKLLTEGENSSSLADITRSSNPTVVKDFVKQEQIDEPTPIKSEFLDQDNCDESTLGPKEADLPPDSGFKKPNVFDKESIINSTRGEFGCLPVSESVEYKEDRSKSPLQSRLKSPKGEIIENCPDVYSLVDQMDLDVKPSALVSSGSIAEAPLYRNHFPSCSSSPKCRDGTKPIVDRDDDENFSGCARPSTITSKVYRPHCIGDRRVRKLLAPKFRHKGELSNTETKPAFRIKKMCYTRQRTQRTLFKRRRLFDHCSISSSGEEIFREGISNSHLKGNPKKEASASHATSHGANRASSSRTDQKPSFESADYHVKLRIKSFRVPELFIEIPETATIGSLKKTVMEAVTAILSGGLHVGVLLQGKKVRDDNKTLRQAGLSDDDKLENLGFTLEPNSAQAPQQLTVAEDRHLLDACDVTQPLARIPPPDHGESDNTLRPILTSITNSPESDLDSDHSPTNNMSAPDKITGSSRAIVVVPPMNVEALAVVPLRKPKRSELAQRRIRRPFSVAEVEALVQAVEKLGTGRWRDVKLRAFDDAKHRTYVDLKDKWKTLVHTARISPQQRRGEPVPQELLDRVLSAHAYWTQQQAKLQPKPPVPMAESAHVDFPFLL; via the exons ATGTTGCAGAAGAGGTTGGATTATGGATCTTGTGGCCACCATATCCCTGCAATGCCACATTTTCCAAAAGCAGCTAAG GGTAAACGGTCAATTAGAAGGAAATTTGAGGACAATCAGATGTGTGCAATTGAATTGCTCGCCACAGTTGCAGGAAAGTTGTTAACGGAGGGAGAAAATTCCTCCAGCCTGGCTGACATAACTCGATCATCTAATCCTACTGTTGTAAAGGATTTCGTTAAACAGGAGCAAATTGATGAACCAACACCCATCAAATCCGAATTTTTGGATCAGGATAATTGTGATGAGAGTACATTGGGTCCAAAAGAAGCAGACCTACCTCCTGATTCTGGATTTAAAAAGCCCAATGTTTTTGATAAGGAATCAATAATCAATAGTACCAGAGGTGAATTTGGATGTTTACCTGTAAGTGAGTCAGTGGAATATAAAGAAGATCGGTCAAAATCACCTCTCCAATCCAGGCTAAAATCCCCTAAAGGTGAAATAATCGAGAATTGTCCAGATGTGTATAGTTTAGTGGACCAAATGGACTTGGATGTGAAACCTTCTGCATTAGTTAGCTCTGGCAGCATTGCTGAAGCGCCTTTGTACAGAAACCATTTTCCTTCTTGTAGTTCCTCTCCAAAGTGTAGGGATGGAACAAAACCTATTGTAGATAGAGATGATGACGAAAACTTTTCTGGGTGCGCTCGTCCTAGCACCATAACTAGTAAGGTCTATAGGCCACATTGTATAGGGGATCGTAGGGTAAGGAAGCTGTTGGCACCAAAGTTTCGCCACAAAGGAGAGCTTTCTAACACTG AAACAAAGCCTGCCTTCCGAATCAAGAAAATGTGTTATACACGACAGAGGACGCAGAGGACTCTGTTTAAGAGGCGGAGATTGTTTGATCATTGTTCCATCTCGTCGTCTGGTGAAGAGATCTTTCGTGAAGGTATATCTAATTCACATTTGAAGGGAAATCCCAAAAAGGAAGCAAGTGCGTCACATGCAACCTCACATGGAG CAAACAGGGCATCATCCTCCAGGACAGATCAAAAGCCATCATTCGAATCAGCAGACTACCATG TGAAGCTAAGAATCAAGTCTTTCAGAGTACCGGAGCTCTTCATTGAGATTCCTGAAACTGCAACCATTGGTTCATTAAAG AAGACGGTAATGGAGGCCGTGACTGCTATACTCAGCGGTGGACTGCATGTCGGTGTTCTTCTTCAGGGAAAGAAAGTCAGAGATGATAACAAAACGCTAAGACAAGCTGGCTTATCTGACGATGATAAGCTAGAGAACTTGGGATTTACTTTAGAGCCAAATTCTGCACAAGCTCCACAGCAACTCACGGTAGCTGAAGATAGGCATTTACTGGATGCCTGTGATGTGACACAACCACTAGCTag GATTCCACCTCCAGATCATGGGGAGTCTGATAACACCCTGCGTCCCATACTAACCTCCATTACAAACAGCCCCGAGAGTGATCTCGACTCTGATCACTCTCCTACTAATAATATGTCAGCTCCAGATAAAATAACTGGTAGCTCTCGAGCTATCGTGGTTGTGCCGCCAATGAATGTTGAAGCACTTGCTGTTGTTCCACTGCGGAAACCAAAACGTTCGGAGCTCGCGCAGCGCCGCATTCGGAGGCCTTTCTCTGTTGCTGAAGTGGAAGCGCTTGTCCAGGCAGTCGAAAAGCTTGGGACTGGAAG GTGGCGTGATGTGAAACTCAGGGCTTTCGATGATGCAAAGCACCGAACTTACGTTGACCTAAAg GACAAGTGGAAGACATTGGTGCACACGGCGAGGATCTCCCCTCAACAGAGGAGGGGTGAGCCGGTTCCGCAGGAGCTCCTAGACCGGGTCCTCTCGGCCCACGCCTACTGGACCCAGCAGCAGGCCAAGCTTCAGCCCAAACCACCTGTGCCGATGGCGGAGTCCGCTCATGTTGACTTCCCCTTCTTACTCTAA
- the LOC109709008 gene encoding telomere repeat-binding protein 2-like isoform X2 has protein sequence MLQKRLDYGSCGHHIPAMPHFPKAAKGKRSIRRKFEDNQMCAIELLATVAGKLLTEGENSSSLADITRSSNPTVVKDFVKQEQIDEPTPIKSEFLDQDNCDESTLGPKEADLPPDSGFKKPNVFDKESIINSTRGEFGCLPVSESVEYKEDRSKSPLQSRLKSPKGEIIENCPDVYSLVDQMDLDVKPSALVSSGSIAEAPLYRNHFPSCSSSPKCRDGTKPIVDRDDDENFSGCARPSTITSKVYRPHCIGDRRVRKLLAPKFRHKGELSNTETKPAFRIKKMCYTRQRTQRTLFKRRRLFDHCSISSSGEEIFREGISNSHLKGNPKKEASASHATSHGANRASSSRTDQKPSFESADYHVKLRIKSFRVPELFIEIPETATIGSLKRNLVITLGEYTHFLLSWVLNTTGTSAIVPTDRSCSLQLKKTVMEAVTAILSGGLHVGVLLQGKKVRDDNKTLRQAGLSDDDKLENLGFTLEPNSAQAPQQLTVAEDRHLLDACDVTQPLARIPPPDHGESDNTLRPILTSITNSPESDLDSDHSPTNNMSAPDKITGSSRAIVVVPPMNVEALAVVPLRKPKRSELAQRRIRRPFSVAEVEALVQAVEKLGTGRWRDVKLRAFDDAKHRTYVDLKDKWKTLVHTARISPQQRRGEPVPQELLDRVLSAHAYWTQQQAKLQPKPPVPMAESAHVDFPFLL, from the exons ATGTTGCAGAAGAGGTTGGATTATGGATCTTGTGGCCACCATATCCCTGCAATGCCACATTTTCCAAAAGCAGCTAAG GGTAAACGGTCAATTAGAAGGAAATTTGAGGACAATCAGATGTGTGCAATTGAATTGCTCGCCACAGTTGCAGGAAAGTTGTTAACGGAGGGAGAAAATTCCTCCAGCCTGGCTGACATAACTCGATCATCTAATCCTACTGTTGTAAAGGATTTCGTTAAACAGGAGCAAATTGATGAACCAACACCCATCAAATCCGAATTTTTGGATCAGGATAATTGTGATGAGAGTACATTGGGTCCAAAAGAAGCAGACCTACCTCCTGATTCTGGATTTAAAAAGCCCAATGTTTTTGATAAGGAATCAATAATCAATAGTACCAGAGGTGAATTTGGATGTTTACCTGTAAGTGAGTCAGTGGAATATAAAGAAGATCGGTCAAAATCACCTCTCCAATCCAGGCTAAAATCCCCTAAAGGTGAAATAATCGAGAATTGTCCAGATGTGTATAGTTTAGTGGACCAAATGGACTTGGATGTGAAACCTTCTGCATTAGTTAGCTCTGGCAGCATTGCTGAAGCGCCTTTGTACAGAAACCATTTTCCTTCTTGTAGTTCCTCTCCAAAGTGTAGGGATGGAACAAAACCTATTGTAGATAGAGATGATGACGAAAACTTTTCTGGGTGCGCTCGTCCTAGCACCATAACTAGTAAGGTCTATAGGCCACATTGTATAGGGGATCGTAGGGTAAGGAAGCTGTTGGCACCAAAGTTTCGCCACAAAGGAGAGCTTTCTAACACTG AAACAAAGCCTGCCTTCCGAATCAAGAAAATGTGTTATACACGACAGAGGACGCAGAGGACTCTGTTTAAGAGGCGGAGATTGTTTGATCATTGTTCCATCTCGTCGTCTGGTGAAGAGATCTTTCGTGAAGGTATATCTAATTCACATTTGAAGGGAAATCCCAAAAAGGAAGCAAGTGCGTCACATGCAACCTCACATGGAG CAAACAGGGCATCATCCTCCAGGACAGATCAAAAGCCATCATTCGAATCAGCAGACTACCATG TGAAGCTAAGAATCAAGTCTTTCAGAGTACCGGAGCTCTTCATTGAGATTCCTGAAACTGCAACCATTGGTTCATTAAAG AGAAATTTAGTTATTACTCTAGGTGAATATACACATTTCTTATTGTCTTGGGTTCTCAATACCACTGGAACGTCAGCCATAGTCCCAACTGACAGGTCATGCAGCTTGCAGTTAAAG AAGACGGTAATGGAGGCCGTGACTGCTATACTCAGCGGTGGACTGCATGTCGGTGTTCTTCTTCAGGGAAAGAAAGTCAGAGATGATAACAAAACGCTAAGACAAGCTGGCTTATCTGACGATGATAAGCTAGAGAACTTGGGATTTACTTTAGAGCCAAATTCTGCACAAGCTCCACAGCAACTCACGGTAGCTGAAGATAGGCATTTACTGGATGCCTGTGATGTGACACAACCACTAGCTag GATTCCACCTCCAGATCATGGGGAGTCTGATAACACCCTGCGTCCCATACTAACCTCCATTACAAACAGCCCCGAGAGTGATCTCGACTCTGATCACTCTCCTACTAATAATATGTCAGCTCCAGATAAAATAACTGGTAGCTCTCGAGCTATCGTGGTTGTGCCGCCAATGAATGTTGAAGCACTTGCTGTTGTTCCACTGCGGAAACCAAAACGTTCGGAGCTCGCGCAGCGCCGCATTCGGAGGCCTTTCTCTGTTGCTGAAGTGGAAGCGCTTGTCCAGGCAGTCGAAAAGCTTGGGACTGGAAG GTGGCGTGATGTGAAACTCAGGGCTTTCGATGATGCAAAGCACCGAACTTACGTTGACCTAAAg GACAAGTGGAAGACATTGGTGCACACGGCGAGGATCTCCCCTCAACAGAGGAGGGGTGAGCCGGTTCCGCAGGAGCTCCTAGACCGGGTCCTCTCGGCCCACGCCTACTGGACCCAGCAGCAGGCCAAGCTTCAGCCCAAACCACCTGTGCCGATGGCGGAGTCCGCTCATGTTGACTTCCCCTTCTTACTCTAA
- the LOC109709008 gene encoding telomere repeat-binding protein 2-like isoform X4 yields MLQKRLDYGSCGHHIPAMPHFPKAAKGKRSIRRKFEDNQMCAIELLATVAGKLLTEGENSSSLADITRSSNPTVVKDFVKQEQIDEPTPIKSEFLDQDNCDESTLGPKEADLPPDSGFKKPNVFDKESIINSTRGEFGCLPVSESVEYKEDRSKSPLQSRLKSPKGEIIENCPDVYSLVDQMDLDVKPSALVSSGSIAEAPLYRNHFPSCSSSPKCRDGTKPIVDRDDDENFSGCARPSTITSKVYRPHCIGDRRVRKLLAPKFRHKGELSNTETKPAFRIKKMCYTRQRTQRTLFKRRRLFDHCSISSSGEEIFREGISNSHLKGNPKKEASASHATSHGANRASSSRTDQKPSFESADYHVKLRIKSFRVPELFIEIPETATIGSLKLKKTVMEAVTAILSGGLHVGVLLQGKKVRDDNKTLRQAGLSDDDKLENLGFTLEPNSAQAPQQLTVAEDRHLLDACDVTQPLARIPPPDHGESDNTLRPILTSITNSPESDLDSDHSPTNNMSAPDKITGSSRAIVVVPPMNVEALAVVPLRKPKRSELAQRRIRRPFSVAEVEALVQAVEKLGTGRWRDVKLRAFDDAKHRTYVDLKDKWKTLVHTARISPQQRRGEPVPQELLDRVLSAHAYWTQQQAKLQPKPPVPMAESAHVDFPFLL; encoded by the exons ATGTTGCAGAAGAGGTTGGATTATGGATCTTGTGGCCACCATATCCCTGCAATGCCACATTTTCCAAAAGCAGCTAAG GGTAAACGGTCAATTAGAAGGAAATTTGAGGACAATCAGATGTGTGCAATTGAATTGCTCGCCACAGTTGCAGGAAAGTTGTTAACGGAGGGAGAAAATTCCTCCAGCCTGGCTGACATAACTCGATCATCTAATCCTACTGTTGTAAAGGATTTCGTTAAACAGGAGCAAATTGATGAACCAACACCCATCAAATCCGAATTTTTGGATCAGGATAATTGTGATGAGAGTACATTGGGTCCAAAAGAAGCAGACCTACCTCCTGATTCTGGATTTAAAAAGCCCAATGTTTTTGATAAGGAATCAATAATCAATAGTACCAGAGGTGAATTTGGATGTTTACCTGTAAGTGAGTCAGTGGAATATAAAGAAGATCGGTCAAAATCACCTCTCCAATCCAGGCTAAAATCCCCTAAAGGTGAAATAATCGAGAATTGTCCAGATGTGTATAGTTTAGTGGACCAAATGGACTTGGATGTGAAACCTTCTGCATTAGTTAGCTCTGGCAGCATTGCTGAAGCGCCTTTGTACAGAAACCATTTTCCTTCTTGTAGTTCCTCTCCAAAGTGTAGGGATGGAACAAAACCTATTGTAGATAGAGATGATGACGAAAACTTTTCTGGGTGCGCTCGTCCTAGCACCATAACTAGTAAGGTCTATAGGCCACATTGTATAGGGGATCGTAGGGTAAGGAAGCTGTTGGCACCAAAGTTTCGCCACAAAGGAGAGCTTTCTAACACTG AAACAAAGCCTGCCTTCCGAATCAAGAAAATGTGTTATACACGACAGAGGACGCAGAGGACTCTGTTTAAGAGGCGGAGATTGTTTGATCATTGTTCCATCTCGTCGTCTGGTGAAGAGATCTTTCGTGAAGGTATATCTAATTCACATTTGAAGGGAAATCCCAAAAAGGAAGCAAGTGCGTCACATGCAACCTCACATGGAG CAAACAGGGCATCATCCTCCAGGACAGATCAAAAGCCATCATTCGAATCAGCAGACTACCATG TGAAGCTAAGAATCAAGTCTTTCAGAGTACCGGAGCTCTTCATTGAGATTCCTGAAACTGCAACCATTGGTTCATTAAAG TTAAAG AAGACGGTAATGGAGGCCGTGACTGCTATACTCAGCGGTGGACTGCATGTCGGTGTTCTTCTTCAGGGAAAGAAAGTCAGAGATGATAACAAAACGCTAAGACAAGCTGGCTTATCTGACGATGATAAGCTAGAGAACTTGGGATTTACTTTAGAGCCAAATTCTGCACAAGCTCCACAGCAACTCACGGTAGCTGAAGATAGGCATTTACTGGATGCCTGTGATGTGACACAACCACTAGCTag GATTCCACCTCCAGATCATGGGGAGTCTGATAACACCCTGCGTCCCATACTAACCTCCATTACAAACAGCCCCGAGAGTGATCTCGACTCTGATCACTCTCCTACTAATAATATGTCAGCTCCAGATAAAATAACTGGTAGCTCTCGAGCTATCGTGGTTGTGCCGCCAATGAATGTTGAAGCACTTGCTGTTGTTCCACTGCGGAAACCAAAACGTTCGGAGCTCGCGCAGCGCCGCATTCGGAGGCCTTTCTCTGTTGCTGAAGTGGAAGCGCTTGTCCAGGCAGTCGAAAAGCTTGGGACTGGAAG GTGGCGTGATGTGAAACTCAGGGCTTTCGATGATGCAAAGCACCGAACTTACGTTGACCTAAAg GACAAGTGGAAGACATTGGTGCACACGGCGAGGATCTCCCCTCAACAGAGGAGGGGTGAGCCGGTTCCGCAGGAGCTCCTAGACCGGGTCCTCTCGGCCCACGCCTACTGGACCCAGCAGCAGGCCAAGCTTCAGCCCAAACCACCTGTGCCGATGGCGGAGTCCGCTCATGTTGACTTCCCCTTCTTACTCTAA
- the LOC109709008 gene encoding telomere repeat-binding protein 2-like isoform X1: protein MLQKRLDYGSCGHHIPAMPHFPKAAKGKRSIRRKFEDNQMCAIELLATVAGKLLTEGENSSSLADITRSSNPTVVKDFVKQEQIDEPTPIKSEFLDQDNCDESTLGPKEADLPPDSGFKKPNVFDKESIINSTRGEFGCLPVSESVEYKEDRSKSPLQSRLKSPKGEIIENCPDVYSLVDQMDLDVKPSALVSSGSIAEAPLYRNHFPSCSSSPKCRDGTKPIVDRDDDENFSGCARPSTITSKVYRPHCIGDRRVRKLLAPKFRHKGELSNTETKPAFRIKKMCYTRQRTQRTLFKRRRLFDHCSISSSGEEIFREGISNSHLKGNPKKEASASHATSHGANRASSSRTDQKPSFESADYHVKLRIKSFRVPELFIEIPETATIGSLKRNLVITLGEYTHFLLSWVLNTTGTSAIVPTDRSCSLQLKVPYFILSTVMEAVTAILSGGLHVGVLLQGKKVRDDNKTLRQAGLSDDDKLENLGFTLEPNSAQAPQQLTVAEDRHLLDACDVTQPLARIPPPDHGESDNTLRPILTSITNSPESDLDSDHSPTNNMSAPDKITGSSRAIVVVPPMNVEALAVVPLRKPKRSELAQRRIRRPFSVAEVEALVQAVEKLGTGRWRDVKLRAFDDAKHRTYVDLKDKWKTLVHTARISPQQRRGEPVPQELLDRVLSAHAYWTQQQAKLQPKPPVPMAESAHVDFPFLL from the exons ATGTTGCAGAAGAGGTTGGATTATGGATCTTGTGGCCACCATATCCCTGCAATGCCACATTTTCCAAAAGCAGCTAAG GGTAAACGGTCAATTAGAAGGAAATTTGAGGACAATCAGATGTGTGCAATTGAATTGCTCGCCACAGTTGCAGGAAAGTTGTTAACGGAGGGAGAAAATTCCTCCAGCCTGGCTGACATAACTCGATCATCTAATCCTACTGTTGTAAAGGATTTCGTTAAACAGGAGCAAATTGATGAACCAACACCCATCAAATCCGAATTTTTGGATCAGGATAATTGTGATGAGAGTACATTGGGTCCAAAAGAAGCAGACCTACCTCCTGATTCTGGATTTAAAAAGCCCAATGTTTTTGATAAGGAATCAATAATCAATAGTACCAGAGGTGAATTTGGATGTTTACCTGTAAGTGAGTCAGTGGAATATAAAGAAGATCGGTCAAAATCACCTCTCCAATCCAGGCTAAAATCCCCTAAAGGTGAAATAATCGAGAATTGTCCAGATGTGTATAGTTTAGTGGACCAAATGGACTTGGATGTGAAACCTTCTGCATTAGTTAGCTCTGGCAGCATTGCTGAAGCGCCTTTGTACAGAAACCATTTTCCTTCTTGTAGTTCCTCTCCAAAGTGTAGGGATGGAACAAAACCTATTGTAGATAGAGATGATGACGAAAACTTTTCTGGGTGCGCTCGTCCTAGCACCATAACTAGTAAGGTCTATAGGCCACATTGTATAGGGGATCGTAGGGTAAGGAAGCTGTTGGCACCAAAGTTTCGCCACAAAGGAGAGCTTTCTAACACTG AAACAAAGCCTGCCTTCCGAATCAAGAAAATGTGTTATACACGACAGAGGACGCAGAGGACTCTGTTTAAGAGGCGGAGATTGTTTGATCATTGTTCCATCTCGTCGTCTGGTGAAGAGATCTTTCGTGAAGGTATATCTAATTCACATTTGAAGGGAAATCCCAAAAAGGAAGCAAGTGCGTCACATGCAACCTCACATGGAG CAAACAGGGCATCATCCTCCAGGACAGATCAAAAGCCATCATTCGAATCAGCAGACTACCATG TGAAGCTAAGAATCAAGTCTTTCAGAGTACCGGAGCTCTTCATTGAGATTCCTGAAACTGCAACCATTGGTTCATTAAAG AGAAATTTAGTTATTACTCTAGGTGAATATACACATTTCTTATTGTCTTGGGTTCTCAATACCACTGGAACGTCAGCCATAGTCCCAACTGACAGGTCATGCAGCTTGCAGTTAAAGGTTCCCTATTTTATCTTATCA ACGGTAATGGAGGCCGTGACTGCTATACTCAGCGGTGGACTGCATGTCGGTGTTCTTCTTCAGGGAAAGAAAGTCAGAGATGATAACAAAACGCTAAGACAAGCTGGCTTATCTGACGATGATAAGCTAGAGAACTTGGGATTTACTTTAGAGCCAAATTCTGCACAAGCTCCACAGCAACTCACGGTAGCTGAAGATAGGCATTTACTGGATGCCTGTGATGTGACACAACCACTAGCTag GATTCCACCTCCAGATCATGGGGAGTCTGATAACACCCTGCGTCCCATACTAACCTCCATTACAAACAGCCCCGAGAGTGATCTCGACTCTGATCACTCTCCTACTAATAATATGTCAGCTCCAGATAAAATAACTGGTAGCTCTCGAGCTATCGTGGTTGTGCCGCCAATGAATGTTGAAGCACTTGCTGTTGTTCCACTGCGGAAACCAAAACGTTCGGAGCTCGCGCAGCGCCGCATTCGGAGGCCTTTCTCTGTTGCTGAAGTGGAAGCGCTTGTCCAGGCAGTCGAAAAGCTTGGGACTGGAAG GTGGCGTGATGTGAAACTCAGGGCTTTCGATGATGCAAAGCACCGAACTTACGTTGACCTAAAg GACAAGTGGAAGACATTGGTGCACACGGCGAGGATCTCCCCTCAACAGAGGAGGGGTGAGCCGGTTCCGCAGGAGCTCCTAGACCGGGTCCTCTCGGCCCACGCCTACTGGACCCAGCAGCAGGCCAAGCTTCAGCCCAAACCACCTGTGCCGATGGCGGAGTCCGCTCATGTTGACTTCCCCTTCTTACTCTAA
- the LOC109709008 gene encoding telomere repeat-binding protein 2-like isoform X5: MLQKRLDYGSCGHHIPAMPHFPKAAKGKRSIRRKFEDNQMCAIELLATVAGKLLTEGENSSSLADITRSSNPTVVKDFVKQEQIDEPTPIKSEFLDQDNCDESTLGPKEADLPPDSGFKKPNVFDKESIINSTRGEFGCLPVSESVEYKEDRSKSPLQSRLKSPKGEIIENCPDVYSLVDQMDLDVKPSALVSSGSIAEAPLYRNHFPSCSSSPKCRDGTKPIVDRDDDENFSGCARPSTITSKVYRPHCIGDRRVRKLLAPKFRHKGELSNTETKPAFRIKKMCYTRQRTQRTLFKRRRLFDHCSISSSGEEIFREGISNSHLKGNPKKEASASHATSHGANRASSSRTDQKPSFESADYHVKLRIKSFRVPELFIEIPETATIGSLKLKTVMEAVTAILSGGLHVGVLLQGKKVRDDNKTLRQAGLSDDDKLENLGFTLEPNSAQAPQQLTVAEDRHLLDACDVTQPLARIPPPDHGESDNTLRPILTSITNSPESDLDSDHSPTNNMSAPDKITGSSRAIVVVPPMNVEALAVVPLRKPKRSELAQRRIRRPFSVAEVEALVQAVEKLGTGRWRDVKLRAFDDAKHRTYVDLKDKWKTLVHTARISPQQRRGEPVPQELLDRVLSAHAYWTQQQAKLQPKPPVPMAESAHVDFPFLL, translated from the exons ATGTTGCAGAAGAGGTTGGATTATGGATCTTGTGGCCACCATATCCCTGCAATGCCACATTTTCCAAAAGCAGCTAAG GGTAAACGGTCAATTAGAAGGAAATTTGAGGACAATCAGATGTGTGCAATTGAATTGCTCGCCACAGTTGCAGGAAAGTTGTTAACGGAGGGAGAAAATTCCTCCAGCCTGGCTGACATAACTCGATCATCTAATCCTACTGTTGTAAAGGATTTCGTTAAACAGGAGCAAATTGATGAACCAACACCCATCAAATCCGAATTTTTGGATCAGGATAATTGTGATGAGAGTACATTGGGTCCAAAAGAAGCAGACCTACCTCCTGATTCTGGATTTAAAAAGCCCAATGTTTTTGATAAGGAATCAATAATCAATAGTACCAGAGGTGAATTTGGATGTTTACCTGTAAGTGAGTCAGTGGAATATAAAGAAGATCGGTCAAAATCACCTCTCCAATCCAGGCTAAAATCCCCTAAAGGTGAAATAATCGAGAATTGTCCAGATGTGTATAGTTTAGTGGACCAAATGGACTTGGATGTGAAACCTTCTGCATTAGTTAGCTCTGGCAGCATTGCTGAAGCGCCTTTGTACAGAAACCATTTTCCTTCTTGTAGTTCCTCTCCAAAGTGTAGGGATGGAACAAAACCTATTGTAGATAGAGATGATGACGAAAACTTTTCTGGGTGCGCTCGTCCTAGCACCATAACTAGTAAGGTCTATAGGCCACATTGTATAGGGGATCGTAGGGTAAGGAAGCTGTTGGCACCAAAGTTTCGCCACAAAGGAGAGCTTTCTAACACTG AAACAAAGCCTGCCTTCCGAATCAAGAAAATGTGTTATACACGACAGAGGACGCAGAGGACTCTGTTTAAGAGGCGGAGATTGTTTGATCATTGTTCCATCTCGTCGTCTGGTGAAGAGATCTTTCGTGAAGGTATATCTAATTCACATTTGAAGGGAAATCCCAAAAAGGAAGCAAGTGCGTCACATGCAACCTCACATGGAG CAAACAGGGCATCATCCTCCAGGACAGATCAAAAGCCATCATTCGAATCAGCAGACTACCATG TGAAGCTAAGAATCAAGTCTTTCAGAGTACCGGAGCTCTTCATTGAGATTCCTGAAACTGCAACCATTGGTTCATTAAAG TTAAAG ACGGTAATGGAGGCCGTGACTGCTATACTCAGCGGTGGACTGCATGTCGGTGTTCTTCTTCAGGGAAAGAAAGTCAGAGATGATAACAAAACGCTAAGACAAGCTGGCTTATCTGACGATGATAAGCTAGAGAACTTGGGATTTACTTTAGAGCCAAATTCTGCACAAGCTCCACAGCAACTCACGGTAGCTGAAGATAGGCATTTACTGGATGCCTGTGATGTGACACAACCACTAGCTag GATTCCACCTCCAGATCATGGGGAGTCTGATAACACCCTGCGTCCCATACTAACCTCCATTACAAACAGCCCCGAGAGTGATCTCGACTCTGATCACTCTCCTACTAATAATATGTCAGCTCCAGATAAAATAACTGGTAGCTCTCGAGCTATCGTGGTTGTGCCGCCAATGAATGTTGAAGCACTTGCTGTTGTTCCACTGCGGAAACCAAAACGTTCGGAGCTCGCGCAGCGCCGCATTCGGAGGCCTTTCTCTGTTGCTGAAGTGGAAGCGCTTGTCCAGGCAGTCGAAAAGCTTGGGACTGGAAG GTGGCGTGATGTGAAACTCAGGGCTTTCGATGATGCAAAGCACCGAACTTACGTTGACCTAAAg GACAAGTGGAAGACATTGGTGCACACGGCGAGGATCTCCCCTCAACAGAGGAGGGGTGAGCCGGTTCCGCAGGAGCTCCTAGACCGGGTCCTCTCGGCCCACGCCTACTGGACCCAGCAGCAGGCCAAGCTTCAGCCCAAACCACCTGTGCCGATGGCGGAGTCCGCTCATGTTGACTTCCCCTTCTTACTCTAA